A genomic segment from Actinomadura hallensis encodes:
- a CDS encoding MFS transporter: MTETRRDTGPGPAGPGGAAGTGRPMVMLVMATLGFALNFWAWALLSPLAPRIQESLGLTSFEQSLLVAVPVIVGSLGRIPVGALTDRFGGRVMFPALSLITIAPVLYIGLLGRSSLASLLVGGFFLGVAGTVFAVGVPFVSAWFPPERRGLALGVFGAGMGGTAITALTTIPLVDARGIAFPFELMAVVLAGYAVAAWLVLREAPGRTMPDAPLGRRLAATLRLPVTWQMSALYAVVFGGFVAFSVYLPTYLKEQYDLSQADASSRMAGFVVLAVAMRPFGGWLSDRLGGVRVMVASLLVTMVCAAVQSTAPPLLPLGTIAFLTMAAALGAGTGATFALVARLAPAGKVGAVTGVVGAAGGLGGFVPPLVMGGIYGAFGSYALGLVLLALVAAAAAVFTATAVRRAASSRRDG; encoded by the coding sequence GTGACCGAGACACGACGGGACACCGGGCCCGGGCCGGCGGGCCCGGGCGGGGCGGCGGGCACCGGGAGACCGATGGTCATGCTGGTCATGGCCACCCTGGGATTCGCGCTGAACTTCTGGGCGTGGGCGCTGCTGAGCCCCCTCGCCCCCAGGATCCAGGAGTCGCTGGGGCTGACGTCGTTCGAGCAGTCGCTGCTGGTCGCCGTGCCGGTGATCGTCGGGTCGCTCGGGCGGATCCCGGTGGGCGCGCTGACCGACCGGTTCGGCGGGCGGGTGATGTTCCCCGCCCTGTCGCTCATCACGATCGCGCCGGTCCTCTACATCGGGCTCCTCGGGCGGTCGTCACTGGCGTCCTTGCTGGTCGGCGGCTTCTTCCTCGGCGTGGCCGGCACCGTCTTCGCGGTGGGCGTGCCGTTCGTCAGCGCCTGGTTCCCGCCGGAGCGGCGGGGCCTGGCCCTCGGCGTCTTCGGCGCCGGGATGGGCGGCACGGCCATCACCGCGCTGACGACGATCCCCCTGGTCGACGCGCGCGGCATCGCGTTCCCGTTCGAGCTGATGGCCGTGGTGCTGGCCGGCTACGCGGTGGCGGCGTGGCTGGTGCTGCGGGAGGCCCCCGGTCGCACCATGCCCGACGCGCCGCTCGGCAGGCGGCTCGCGGCGACGCTGAGGCTGCCGGTGACCTGGCAGATGTCGGCGCTGTACGCGGTCGTGTTCGGCGGCTTCGTGGCGTTCTCGGTCTACCTGCCCACCTACCTGAAGGAGCAGTACGACCTGTCGCAGGCGGACGCGTCGAGCCGGATGGCCGGGTTCGTGGTGCTGGCGGTGGCGATGCGCCCGTTCGGCGGGTGGCTGTCCGACCGGCTCGGCGGGGTGCGGGTCATGGTCGCGTCGCTGCTGGTGACCATGGTGTGCGCCGCGGTGCAGTCGACCGCGCCGCCGCTGCTGCCGCTCGGGACGATCGCGTTCCTGACGATGGCCGCGGCGCTCGGCGCGGGCACCGGCGCCACGTTCGCGCTCGTCGCGCGGCTCGCCCCGGCCGGCAAGGTCGGCGCGGTCACCGGCGTCGTCGGTGCCGCGGGCGGTCTCGGTGGATTCGTTCCACCTCTGGTTATGGGCGGCATTTATGGCGCTTTCGGGTCTTATGCCCTGGGCCTCGTGCTCCTCGCCCTCGTGGCGGCGGCCGCCGCGGTGTTCACCGCCACGGCCGTCCGGCGGGCCGCGTCGAGCCGCCGGGACGGGTGA
- a CDS encoding FAD-binding and (Fe-S)-binding domain-containing protein: MYSSDASLYRVPPRVVVTPREADELPAVLEVCREFGAPLTMRGGGTSIAGNAVGPGVVVDVSRHLNRVLEIDPEAGTALVEPGIVQARLHQVAAEHGLRFGPDPSTRTRATLGGMIGNNACGSRALGYGRTSDNVLGLDVVTGTGERLRLGDVPGGGGGSALLERLRSLVAGDLALIRTEFGRFGRQVSGYSLEHLLPEKGFDVARALVGSEGTLALTLAARVRMVREPEHRLLAVLGFGSMAEAADAVPAILPHGPVACEGLDSRITGVVRERRGPGAVPPLPRGSGWLLVELAGPELGALREAARAVARDSGCADSAVVEDTALADALWRIREDGSGLVARTPEGEQAHAGWEDAAVPPERLGAYLREFEALLAEHGLYGVPYGHFGDGCIHVRIDFPFGRPDGRRVFRGFLGEAAALAARHDGTMSGEHGDGRARGELLPHMYSAEALALCARVKDVFDPDDVLNPGIIVRPAPVDDDLRPVRAVPYKRDLGFAYRDDRGDLSRAVHRCTGVGKCRADNTGAGGVMCPSYLATREEKDSTRGRARVLQEVVSGGLGPDGWRSAALHDVLDLCLACKGCASDCPTGVDMASYKAEALHRRYRRRIRPRSHYALGQLPRWTRLLARAPAVTGAANAALRSALLRPAVAWAAGVDRRRALPAFAPVTFRRWFADRRRERERGDGAGRADGRGRNGEVVLFVDTFTDAFSPEVGKATVRVLEHAGYRVTVTGRPVCCGITWISTGQLTGARAQARRTVRELLPHVRRGAKVVGMEPSCTGVLRSDAEELLRGADAAAAREVAAATRTLAELLDETGDWTPPDLSGVAGIAQPHCHHHAVMGWTKDAALLERAGARVRGLGGCCGLAGNFGVEKGHHEVSVAVAEHRLLPAVRETGEGDVVLADGFSCRTQLGDLAGREGEHLAQLLARHLPDG; the protein is encoded by the coding sequence ATGTACTCGTCCGACGCCTCGCTGTACCGGGTGCCGCCGCGGGTCGTGGTGACGCCGCGGGAGGCGGACGAGCTGCCGGCGGTGCTGGAGGTGTGCCGGGAGTTCGGGGCGCCGCTGACCATGCGGGGCGGCGGGACGTCCATCGCGGGCAACGCGGTCGGGCCGGGCGTCGTCGTGGACGTGAGCCGCCACCTGAACCGGGTGCTGGAGATCGACCCGGAGGCGGGGACGGCGCTGGTGGAGCCGGGCATCGTGCAGGCGCGGCTGCATCAGGTCGCGGCGGAGCACGGGCTGCGGTTCGGGCCCGACCCGTCGACCCGGACGCGGGCGACGCTCGGCGGGATGATCGGCAACAACGCCTGCGGGTCGCGGGCGCTCGGGTACGGGCGGACGAGCGACAACGTCCTCGGCCTGGACGTCGTGACCGGCACCGGGGAGCGGCTGAGGCTGGGGGACGTCCCCGGCGGCGGAGGCGGGTCCGCGCTGCTGGAGCGGCTGCGGAGCCTGGTGGCCGGCGATCTCGCGCTGATCCGGACCGAGTTCGGGCGGTTCGGGCGGCAGGTCTCCGGTTACTCCCTCGAACACCTGCTGCCCGAGAAGGGCTTCGACGTCGCGCGGGCGCTGGTGGGCAGCGAGGGGACGCTCGCGCTGACCCTGGCGGCGCGGGTGCGGATGGTCCGCGAGCCCGAGCACCGTCTGCTGGCCGTCCTGGGGTTCGGGTCGATGGCCGAGGCCGCCGACGCGGTCCCGGCGATCCTGCCGCACGGGCCCGTGGCGTGCGAGGGGCTGGACTCGCGGATCACCGGCGTCGTGCGGGAGCGCAGGGGCCCCGGCGCGGTGCCGCCGCTGCCGCGCGGCTCGGGATGGCTGCTCGTGGAGCTCGCCGGGCCCGAGCTGGGCGCGCTGCGGGAGGCCGCGCGCGCGGTGGCCCGCGACTCCGGCTGCGCCGACTCGGCCGTGGTCGAGGACACGGCGCTCGCCGACGCGCTGTGGCGGATCCGCGAGGACGGGTCCGGGCTGGTCGCGCGCACCCCCGAGGGCGAGCAGGCCCACGCCGGCTGGGAGGACGCGGCGGTGCCGCCCGAGCGGCTCGGCGCGTACCTGCGGGAGTTCGAGGCGCTGCTGGCCGAGCACGGGCTGTACGGCGTCCCGTACGGGCATTTCGGGGACGGATGCATCCACGTCCGCATCGACTTCCCCTTCGGCCGCCCGGACGGCAGGAGGGTCTTTCGCGGGTTCCTGGGCGAGGCGGCGGCGCTGGCGGCCCGGCACGACGGCACCATGTCCGGGGAGCACGGCGACGGCCGGGCGCGCGGCGAGCTGCTGCCGCACATGTACTCGGCCGAGGCGCTGGCGCTGTGCGCGCGGGTCAAGGACGTCTTCGATCCCGACGACGTGCTCAACCCGGGCATCATCGTCCGCCCCGCTCCCGTGGACGACGATCTGCGGCCGGTGCGTGCCGTCCCCTACAAGCGCGACCTGGGTTTCGCCTACCGGGACGACCGCGGGGACCTGTCGCGCGCCGTGCACCGGTGCACGGGAGTCGGCAAGTGCCGCGCCGACAACACCGGGGCGGGCGGCGTCATGTGCCCCTCCTACCTGGCGACGCGGGAGGAGAAGGACTCCACGCGCGGGCGGGCCCGGGTGCTGCAGGAGGTCGTCAGCGGCGGGCTCGGGCCGGACGGCTGGCGGTCCGCCGCGCTGCACGACGTGCTCGACCTGTGCCTGGCGTGCAAGGGCTGCGCGTCCGACTGCCCGACCGGCGTCGACATGGCGTCCTACAAGGCGGAGGCGCTGCACCGGCGGTACCGGCGCCGCATCAGGCCGCGCTCCCACTACGCGCTCGGGCAGCTGCCCCGCTGGACGCGGCTGCTCGCCCGCGCGCCCGCCGTGACCGGGGCCGCGAACGCGGCGCTGCGGTCGGCGCTGCTGCGGCCCGCGGTGGCGTGGGCCGCGGGCGTCGACCGGCGGCGCGCGCTGCCCGCCTTCGCGCCGGTGACGTTCCGGCGCTGGTTCGCGGACCGCCGGCGCGAGCGGGAACGCGGCGACGGCGCCGGGCGGGCGGACGGCCGCGGGCGCAACGGCGAGGTCGTCCTGTTCGTGGACACCTTCACCGACGCCTTCTCACCCGAGGTCGGGAAGGCGACCGTGAGGGTGCTGGAACACGCCGGGTACCGGGTCACGGTGACCGGGCGTCCCGTGTGCTGCGGGATCACGTGGATCTCGACCGGGCAGCTGACCGGGGCGCGCGCCCAGGCCCGCCGCACCGTCCGCGAGCTGCTCCCCCACGTGCGGCGCGGCGCGAAGGTCGTCGGGATGGAGCCGTCCTGCACCGGGGTGCTGCGGTCCGACGCGGAGGAGCTGCTGCGGGGCGCGGACGCCGCCGCCGCGCGGGAGGTCGCCGCCGCGACCCGCACCCTCGCCGAGCTGCTCGACGAGACCGGCGACTGGACGCCGCCGGACCTGTCCGGCGTCGCCGGGATCGCGCAGCCGCACTGCCACCACCACGCCGTCATGGGCTGGACGAAGGACGCCGCGCTGCTGGAGAGGGCGGGCGCCCGGGTCCGCGGGCTCGGCGGCTGCTGCGGCCTCGCCGGGAACTTCGGCGTCGAGAAGGGCCACCACGAGGTGTCGGTAGCCGTCGCCGAGCACCGGCTGCTCCCGGCGGTCCGCGAGACCGGCGAGGGCGACGTCGTGCTGGCCGACGGGTTCAGCTGCCGCACCCAGCTCGGGGATCTGGCGGGCCGCGAAGGCGAGCACCTCGCCCAGCTCCTCGCCCGGCACCTCCCGGACGGCTGA
- a CDS encoding IclR family transcriptional regulator — protein sequence MAAGDTYLHRVVAVLNAFRADDDCLGAAELARRSGLPRSTAHRIVLELVEAGLLERQGTRVRLGLKLFEIGQRVPRQRVLRDAAVPYMSDLREATRQTVHLAVLEGGEVVYVEILGSPGGPKLPSKVGGRLPAHVTGVGKAILAFSPPEVVKAVLETELVRTSERSVTAPGLLARELETIHREGVAYDREESGPGIVCAASPVLGPDGLALGALSVSGWSNRMRLATVAPAVHTAALTLSRTLGQPQGRAAGTS from the coding sequence ATGGCGGCCGGAGACACCTACCTGCACCGGGTCGTCGCGGTGCTGAACGCCTTCCGCGCGGACGACGACTGCCTCGGCGCCGCCGAGCTCGCCCGCCGCAGCGGCCTGCCCCGCTCGACGGCGCACCGCATCGTCCTCGAGCTGGTGGAGGCCGGGCTGCTGGAACGGCAGGGCACCCGCGTCCGGCTCGGCCTGAAGCTGTTCGAGATCGGCCAGCGGGTGCCGCGCCAGCGGGTCCTGCGGGACGCGGCCGTCCCGTACATGTCGGATCTGCGGGAGGCGACCCGGCAGACCGTCCACCTGGCGGTGCTGGAGGGCGGCGAGGTCGTCTACGTGGAGATCCTCGGCTCGCCCGGCGGGCCGAAGCTGCCCTCGAAGGTGGGCGGGCGGCTGCCCGCCCACGTCACCGGCGTCGGGAAGGCGATCCTGGCGTTCTCCCCGCCGGAGGTGGTGAAGGCCGTCCTGGAGACGGAGCTGGTCCGGACCAGCGAGCGCAGCGTCACCGCGCCGGGGCTGCTCGCCAGGGAGCTGGAGACGATCCACCGGGAGGGCGTCGCCTACGACCGGGAGGAGTCCGGTCCCGGGATCGTGTGCGCCGCGAGCCCCGTCCTCGGCCCGGACGGCCTGGCCCTGGGCGCCCTGTCGGTGTCGGGATGGTCGAACCGGATGCGCCTGGCCACCGTCGCGCCCGCCGTCCACACCGCCGCCCTCACCCTGTCCCGCACCCTCGGCCAGCCGCAGGGCCGGGCGGCGGGGACGTCATGA
- a CDS encoding 2-keto-4-pentenoate hydratase, translating into MDPGSVEKAAAALLDAYATRTPIAPLTASHPGMSVADAYAVQLAQVEAWTGAGARIKGHKVGLTSAAMQRQMGVDQPDFGVLLDSMFFQDSAPIDTGRFLQPRVEPEVAFVLGRPLAGPGATAADAVAAVEYVLPALEVIDSRIADWKITLPDTIADNASSGGVVLGTRPVRLDGLDLSLMGCLLHRDGDLIDTGAGGAVLGSPINALVWLANVLGERGVTLEAGHVVLPGSITAAVPVAPGETLTATFAGIGSVTARFGKEART; encoded by the coding sequence ATGGATCCCGGTTCGGTGGAGAAGGCCGCCGCCGCGCTGCTCGACGCGTACGCGACCCGCACCCCCATCGCGCCGCTGACGGCGAGCCACCCGGGCATGTCGGTGGCCGACGCCTACGCGGTCCAGCTCGCCCAGGTGGAGGCGTGGACGGGCGCGGGCGCGCGGATCAAGGGCCACAAGGTCGGGCTGACCTCGGCGGCGATGCAGCGGCAGATGGGCGTGGACCAGCCGGACTTCGGGGTGCTGCTGGACTCGATGTTCTTCCAGGACAGCGCGCCGATCGACACCGGCCGGTTCCTGCAGCCCCGGGTCGAGCCGGAGGTCGCGTTCGTGCTCGGCCGCCCGCTGGCCGGCCCCGGCGCCACCGCCGCCGACGCCGTCGCCGCCGTCGAGTACGTGCTCCCGGCGCTGGAGGTGATCGACTCCCGGATCGCGGACTGGAAGATCACCCTGCCGGACACGATCGCCGACAACGCCTCCAGCGGCGGCGTCGTGCTCGGCACCCGCCCGGTCCGGCTCGACGGCCTGGACCTGTCGCTGATGGGCTGCCTGCTGCACCGCGACGGCGACCTGATCGACACCGGGGCGGGCGGCGCGGTGCTGGGCTCGCCGATCAACGCGCTGGTCTGGCTCGCCAACGTCCTGGGCGAGCGCGGCGTGACCCTGGAGGCGGGCCACGTGGTGCTGCCCGGCTCGATCACCGCGGCGGTGCCCGTCGCCCCCGGTGAGACCCTCACCGCGACGTTCGCCGGGATCGGCTCGGTGACCGCCCGATTCGGAAAGGAGGCACGCACGTGA
- a CDS encoding acetaldehyde dehydrogenase (acetylating) produces the protein MSEATRGARDAVPPQNAGRKLTAAIVGPGNIGTDLLVKLRRSELVEVHSMVGVVPESDGLKLAREMGVPASAEGVDWLLSQPTLPDLVFEATSAKAHLANAPRYEEAGITAIDLTPAAAGPLVCPPVNLDTLSDAPNLNMITCGGQATIPIVHAVSSVVPVPYAEIVASIASRSAGPGTRANIDEFTQTTARAIEKVGGAGRGKAIIILNPVDPPMIMRDTVFCAIPSDADTAAIAESIEKMVAEVAAYVPGYTLRAEPQFDGPRDIWNGMARVAVFLEVRGNGDYLPPWAGNLDIMTAAAARVGEQLARRKATT, from the coding sequence GTGAGCGAGGCGACCCGGGGGGCGCGCGACGCCGTCCCCCCGCAGAACGCGGGGCGCAAGCTGACCGCCGCGATCGTGGGTCCCGGCAACATCGGCACGGACCTGCTGGTCAAGCTGCGGCGCAGCGAGCTGGTCGAGGTCCACTCGATGGTCGGGGTGGTCCCCGAGTCGGACGGGCTGAAGCTCGCCCGCGAGATGGGCGTCCCGGCGTCGGCGGAGGGCGTGGACTGGCTGCTGTCGCAGCCCACGCTGCCCGACCTCGTGTTCGAGGCCACCTCGGCGAAGGCGCACCTGGCGAACGCCCCGCGCTACGAGGAGGCCGGGATCACGGCGATCGACCTGACGCCCGCCGCGGCGGGGCCGCTGGTGTGCCCGCCGGTGAACCTCGACACGCTGTCGGACGCCCCCAACCTCAACATGATCACGTGCGGCGGGCAGGCGACGATCCCGATCGTGCACGCCGTGTCGTCGGTGGTCCCGGTGCCGTACGCGGAGATCGTCGCGTCGATCGCGTCCCGCTCGGCGGGGCCCGGCACCCGCGCCAACATCGACGAGTTCACCCAGACCACCGCTCGCGCCATCGAGAAGGTCGGCGGCGCCGGCCGCGGCAAGGCGATCATCATCCTGAACCCGGTCGACCCGCCGATGATCATGCGGGACACGGTGTTCTGCGCGATCCCGTCGGACGCCGACACCGCCGCGATCGCCGAGTCGATCGAGAAGATGGTCGCCGAGGTCGCCGCGTACGTGCCCGGGTACACGCTGCGCGCCGAGCCGCAGTTCGACGGGCCCCGCGACATCTGGAACGGGATGGCCCGCGTCGCGGTGTTCCTGGAGGTCCGCGGCAACGGCGACTACCTGCCGCCGTGGGCCGGCAACCTCGACATCATGACCGCGGCCGCCGCCCGGGTCGGCGAGCAGCTCGCGCGCAGGAAGGCCACCACATGA
- the dmpG gene encoding 4-hydroxy-2-oxovalerate aldolase, which produces MTETSPNTTAQKTGAQDAPQKIRITDSTLRDGSHAMAHRFTEEQVRGVVHALDAAGVEVIEVTHGDGLGGSSFNYGFSLEDDVKLVAAAVDEATRAKIAVLMLPGVGTVEDLKLAHDAGASVARIATHCTEADVSLQHFAAARDLGMETVGFLMMAHRIGPEELARQARIMVDGGAQCVYVVDSAGALVLGEAQERISALVKEIGHEAQVGFHGHQNLSLGVANSVLAQQNGALQIDGALCALGAGAGNSPTEVLVPTFERLGVPTGVDVQGVMAAADDVVKPFLHRLPFADRGAITQGYAGVYSSFLLHAERAAERYEVPVHEILQRVGEAGYVGGQEDMIIDVALQLRAERERAAG; this is translated from the coding sequence ATGACCGAGACCTCACCGAACACGACCGCGCAGAAGACCGGCGCGCAGGACGCCCCCCAGAAGATCAGGATCACCGACTCGACGCTGCGGGACGGCAGCCACGCGATGGCGCACCGCTTCACCGAGGAGCAGGTGCGCGGCGTCGTGCACGCGCTCGACGCCGCCGGCGTCGAGGTCATCGAGGTCACGCACGGCGACGGCCTCGGCGGCTCGTCGTTCAACTACGGCTTCTCGCTGGAGGACGACGTCAAGCTCGTCGCCGCCGCCGTGGACGAGGCGACCCGCGCCAAGATCGCCGTGCTGATGCTGCCGGGGGTCGGGACCGTCGAGGACCTGAAGCTGGCGCACGACGCGGGCGCGTCCGTGGCGCGGATCGCCACGCACTGCACCGAGGCGGACGTGTCGCTCCAGCACTTCGCCGCCGCCCGCGACCTCGGCATGGAGACCGTCGGCTTCCTGATGATGGCGCACCGGATCGGGCCGGAGGAGCTGGCCCGGCAGGCCCGGATCATGGTGGACGGCGGGGCGCAGTGCGTCTACGTCGTCGACTCCGCCGGCGCGCTCGTCCTCGGGGAGGCGCAGGAGCGGATCAGCGCCCTGGTCAAGGAGATCGGGCACGAGGCGCAGGTCGGGTTCCACGGCCACCAGAACCTGTCGCTGGGCGTCGCGAACTCGGTGCTGGCGCAGCAGAACGGCGCCCTGCAGATCGACGGCGCGCTGTGCGCGCTGGGCGCGGGGGCGGGCAACTCCCCCACCGAGGTGCTCGTCCCGACGTTCGAGCGGCTCGGCGTCCCGACCGGGGTGGACGTGCAGGGCGTGATGGCCGCCGCCGACGACGTGGTGAAGCCGTTCCTGCACCGGCTGCCGTTCGCGGACCGCGGCGCGATCACGCAGGGGTACGCGGGCGTGTACTCCAGCTTCCTGCTGCACGCCGAGCGGGCGGCCGAGCGCTACGAGGTCCCGGTGCACGAGATCCTGCAGCGGGTCGGCGAGGCCGGCTACGTCGGCGGCCAGGAGGACATGATCATCGACGTGGCGCTGCAGCTCCGCGCGGAGCGCGAGCGCGCCGCCGGATAG
- a CDS encoding TetR/AcrR family transcriptional regulator, giving the protein MTHEDHRASTPRGRARREQLVRIGLDLLAEGGWAAITARAVADRAGTRPGLLHHYFNGLPGLHVAVARRATEMIVDPVVDALLAAPDTAAAVEALRTLVPDMVAGERNLRLAAELLVRALRDPRMGAERRDWSRALRGRIAGRLAQLCPDWPAERREGTAMLFTAVLDGLLLQLILDPDLPTDPALNATAALVAKP; this is encoded by the coding sequence ATGACCCACGAGGATCATCGCGCGTCGACTCCTCGAGGGCGGGCGCGCCGGGAGCAGCTCGTGCGGATCGGCCTCGATCTGCTCGCCGAGGGCGGCTGGGCGGCGATCACCGCCCGAGCCGTCGCGGACCGCGCCGGCACCCGCCCGGGCCTGCTCCACCACTACTTCAACGGGCTGCCGGGGCTGCACGTCGCCGTCGCGCGGCGCGCCACCGAGATGATCGTCGACCCGGTGGTGGACGCGCTGCTCGCGGCGCCCGACACCGCGGCCGCGGTGGAGGCGCTGCGCACCCTCGTGCCGGACATGGTCGCCGGCGAGCGCAATCTCAGGCTTGCCGCGGAACTGCTGGTCAGGGCGTTGCGCGACCCGCGGATGGGCGCCGAGCGGCGGGACTGGTCGCGCGCCCTGCGGGGCCGGATCGCCGGGCGGCTGGCGCAGCTGTGCCCGGACTGGCCGGCGGAGCGCCGCGAGGGCACCGCGATGCTGTTCACCGCCGTCCTGGACGGCCTGCTCCTCCAGCTCATCCTCGACCCCGACCTGCCGACGGACCCGGCGCTGAACGCGACCGCCGCGCTGGTCGCCAAACCCTGA
- a CDS encoding universal stress protein encodes MSDNRGVVVGYDGSSPSEAAVRWAAMEARLRGVPLTVVSAWDVYAAVSPMAIPVSDLKAAAEDVAAEGAAHARKETGDVRAVIGRGGAATVLMEAAEDAELLVVGTRGRGGFADLVLGSTAVELAAHAPVPVVVVRDRPAQGPSGPVVVGVDGSPASLEALGLGFAEADLRGAELVAVVAWPEEVEPGPAPLVDAEALREVARDRLERLLKPLRDRYPGVAVRAEVRTGPPRQVLLDAAEGAGLLVVGTRGLGGFRGLLLGSVSHAMLHHAEAPVAVAPAPRDD; translated from the coding sequence ATGAGTGACAACCGCGGTGTCGTGGTGGGCTACGACGGATCGTCGCCGAGCGAGGCGGCGGTGCGGTGGGCGGCCATGGAGGCGCGCCTGCGAGGGGTGCCGCTGACGGTGGTGAGCGCCTGGGACGTCTACGCGGCGGTCAGCCCGATGGCGATCCCGGTGTCGGACCTGAAGGCGGCGGCCGAGGACGTCGCGGCCGAGGGCGCCGCGCACGCGCGCAAGGAGACCGGCGACGTGCGCGCGGTGATCGGGCGCGGCGGCGCGGCGACCGTGCTGATGGAGGCCGCCGAGGACGCGGAGCTGCTCGTGGTCGGCACGCGCGGGCGCGGCGGGTTCGCCGACCTGGTGCTCGGGTCGACCGCCGTGGAGCTGGCGGCGCACGCCCCGGTCCCGGTCGTCGTCGTCCGCGACCGCCCGGCGCAGGGCCCGTCCGGCCCCGTCGTGGTGGGCGTGGACGGCTCCCCGGCGTCGCTGGAGGCGCTCGGACTGGGCTTCGCCGAGGCGGACCTGCGCGGAGCCGAGCTCGTGGCGGTGGTCGCGTGGCCCGAGGAGGTCGAGCCCGGCCCGGCGCCGCTGGTGGACGCCGAAGCGCTGCGCGAGGTCGCGCGGGACCGGCTCGAACGGCTCCTGAAGCCGCTGCGCGACCGGTACCCCGGCGTGGCGGTGCGGGCCGAGGTGCGGACCGGACCGCCGCGCCAGGTCCTGCTCGACGCCGCCGAGGGCGCCGGGCTGCTGGTCGTCGGCACCCGGGGCCTGGGCGGCTTCCGCGGCCTGCTGCTGGGCTCGGTCAGCCACGCCATGCTGCACCACGCGGAGGCGCCCGTCGCCGTGGCGCCCGCCCCCCGCGACGACTGA
- a CDS encoding universal stress protein: protein MNGVERTRRPHVLFGYDGTRENDAALRWAVEEARLRDLDLVICHCWHWPYASAHEDPYAEAIRQRAGENLLAQGVRRARELGAPETVRRLLLRGPVTEALLEASAAAELTVIGASERPDDGATALELPARAERPVIVVPDAAAPAPRVVAGTDAAEGCAAVLEYAFGEAALRGWELHVVYGCWEPAAVSERELSLFTDVELLEKTRTAELEEVVEPWRERRPDVEVTTSLLLERPCEALREAVADAGLLVLGDRGRSLEPLGGTSSEMLRVCSLPVAVVPGLRSRG, encoded by the coding sequence ATGAACGGCGTGGAAAGGACTCGACGGCCGCACGTCCTGTTCGGCTATGACGGCACGAGAGAGAACGACGCCGCGTTGCGCTGGGCTGTCGAGGAGGCCCGGCTGCGCGACCTCGACCTGGTGATCTGCCACTGCTGGCACTGGCCCTACGCGAGCGCGCACGAGGACCCGTACGCCGAGGCCATCCGGCAGCGGGCGGGGGAGAACCTGCTGGCGCAGGGCGTCCGCCGCGCGCGGGAGCTGGGCGCGCCGGAGACGGTGCGCCGGCTCCTGCTGCGGGGGCCGGTGACCGAGGCGCTGCTGGAGGCGTCCGCCGCGGCGGAGCTGACGGTGATCGGCGCGAGCGAGCGGCCCGACGACGGCGCGACGGCGCTGGAGCTGCCGGCGCGGGCGGAGCGCCCCGTGATCGTCGTCCCGGACGCGGCGGCACCGGCCCCGCGGGTCGTGGCGGGGACGGACGCGGCCGAGGGCTGCGCCGCCGTGCTCGAGTACGCGTTCGGCGAGGCGGCGCTGCGCGGCTGGGAGCTGCACGTCGTCTACGGATGCTGGGAGCCGGCCGCGGTGAGCGAGCGCGAGCTGTCGCTGTTCACCGACGTCGAGCTCCTGGAGAAGACGCGCACCGCCGAGCTGGAGGAGGTCGTCGAGCCCTGGCGGGAACGCCGCCCGGACGTCGAGGTCACGACGTCGCTGCTGCTGGAGCGCCCGTGCGAGGCGCTGCGGGAGGCGGTGGCCGACGCGGGCCTTCTCGTCCTGGGCGACCGGGGGAGGAGCCTGGAACCGCTGGGCGGCACGAGCTCCGAGATGCTGCGCGTGTGCTCCCTCCCCGTGGCGGTCGTTCCGGGTCTTAGGTCCCGAGGGTGA